In the genome of Anabrus simplex isolate iqAnaSimp1 chromosome 7, ASM4041472v1, whole genome shotgun sequence, the window CTAaacttttttcagcaacttttacactTGCCTTAAAGGCCGTTTTTCCTGGTATTCCTCATCAAAGATAGCTCCACAATATGTGGAGGGGGGTGTATGTGAACAAGAATCTAACTGATAGTTGAAAAATATATGAACATGGACTTATAATCCAGTATTTGCAAAACTTATTTGaagaaaaatatttagaaaatataaatatattttatgaagGCGTAACCGTCCCATAACCCTTGTTATATGGCAGCATTTTCCTTATGGAGTTTTATTTGTTCTATGTCGAGAACTTCGTCTTTTATTTTTGACGAAGATTGTCAAATTATGGCGAAGGATTCAAGTTACAAAAACTGGTCTGAATTTTATTAAAATGTTAAGAaagagtaaatttaaaaataagaaaaaaagtttGGGAAAGATAAACAGAGTAATATGTTTATAATTAGAAAGTTTTCAGGGACAGGCTTATCAGTAAAGATGCATGTTGCATTTTCTGACGGCTAATATGGTTACTAACTTAATATAAAGTGTATAAAATGTCTTTGGAAATGAGTGTAAAATTTATACATACAGTAGACTGTGTGATGGCCTGTAGGCTAGCGTGTCTCGAAAATGACAATAAGGTACATTAATTTTTCACTTGCACAGCCTAATTTTACTAAAACTAAATACGATAATTTGAGGCAACAATCTTAAAAAATATACCACTAAACATTACTTGTGATGGTAGCCTAACAGGGTCCCTTTATTCTCATTCAAATTCCGTACAAAAAATGATTAGTTTTGTGCAGAAGCTCAGATTGCACTTATTATTTTCAGCATGATTTACTTAAGCTTTGATACTACTTTTATTTGGGGAAAAATGTGACTTGCTTAGAGAGCAATGCCTCGCTGTCACAAACAAACcaacaataagttaaataaataaataaataaataaataaataaataaataaataaataaataaataaataaatacgccaaTTTGTTAATATAGCCTATGCTTAGCTATTCTCTACAATTTGTTTATTACATGACATGTAATTGATATTTATATGTTTCACGGATGGGCAACTGGTCCGCGAGTCATCCTGTTCTTAAAATCAAACATCTGAGTAAGAAAAGGTTCAAGACGTTTgatgaaaagaataaaaataatatgtaTCAATCCTTAATGCGAAGTACGTTAGTCTTGGAGGCCAAATGATACACGTAGTTGCTAATATCAAATGATCTTTGGCTAAATTAACTTGCACAGGTTTATGAGTAACGGGTATTTCCAAACCCATTTTAAAATAAGTCTTTAATGTAACACGGAAAATATTCTGTAGTTCTTTCAAGTAGGCTATATAAATACCTTAGAATAGGCCTATATAAAGAATGATAAAAAATTACCTTAGAATGTTGGAATACCGTGGTTCAGTAAAAGATTACAGCATGCTCAAAACAGAATGAATATTTTAGAATAATTCCTGGTAGTCTAGTACTAAATTGGCTGGAGAGCATAGTTATTTACACAAGGACACTCAGACAAAGCTTTACTTGATGTCAGAACCTACAATTGGACCAATGGAATTTAAACAACACTTGGACAATTAATACAATAGTTTTTACTGGCaccattcttaaaaaaaaaaagacaccaaGATAGGTAGCAATGTCACTTTGTTAACAAATACCATTTGACCTTTCAAATTAATTATGTCGTACTCATTATGGCATGGGCTTAATAACAGTAACCCATTATCTCAATTTATTATTTGTAGACTAATAATAAATCGAAACAAGCCATAGGTAGCTTATGCTATGTGACATATTTTACAGCCCTGGAAGTTTCTATtggtataatttaatttttaaatgtcgCCTGCTATTTCAGAAGTAGATAGTATGATAGCACGTCACGTAGACTAGGTACTTTACTTCACACCTGTTCCTAAATCAAATAAAAGTTTGTTCCAATAACTATCCTGCACCTATACTGGGCTTTGATTACTGTCAGAGTAAAACTAGGTAAAAACAGGTAGCAAACATTGCTAAAAACTATTCGTGTTTTGTTCCTATAATTACATACTATCTACACCTAAAGAGAGGCCTTGTTATAAATAACAGAGTAAAAACATATCATCAACTCCAGATATATATGATTAGTACCGGTAAGTCTGCATAGCCTATAGGCTATATTATTTTTCGTTACGAATTTCACCATTTGTAACCTttctgtttagaaaaaaaatcctGGTGAATTGAAACTTTCCAGTCGAAGTGAAGGAAAtataaggaagaaagtaatacagtaatAAGGAAGAAACTCCTTTTAAAAGATGCGTATTCATCCGTTCGCACAATCTTATGGAAATTCCTAAAGCAGTGCTCCTAGGACACACAAGTAtgtaaataatttatattactcataatttatattatttttaaaatttatagcaagaagagTAGGCTATAGCGTTGAATTTGAATGTCAATTATAAAACTATAACACACTAACAATTAAAGATAAATATTTTCTTATCTATGCTTGGGCCCCCGTACCTTGTGCTACACTACTCAAGATTGCAATCAGTGATAAATATTAAAATAGATGCTGACCACGAAACCGTGCACCAGTAAATTGAAAAGCAAGTAAATGTTTGATATTTTAGGAATGCGCTATTTCTTGTAGTCTACATAATAGTGTAATTTTTAGTTCAATTTGTGTTATAATTCGAGTACATCTCTGTTACAGccatgtgaaaaataaataaataaacgtataAATGCAAAGCTGTCGGAgaaggtaaaaatatatttattcgTGCAAGAACATCCAGTCTATCCACTATAAATTTGAAGGTCATATGCTGAAAAACTCACCCCTGACATCGCTAAATATAGACAACTAGCATATTTTTATTGCTTGATAATGATCAATATTATGCTTTTCCCATTCAGTTATTGCCATATGAAAAACCCTAATGAATActatttcataattttaaaaaggGGTCACAGAGGGCCGCAATTTTTATTGCGTTAGGAAAAAGTATACTTTCCCCAATTCAGGAATTGACGTAGGACAAAGACTATTGAACACCACAATTTCTTAATTTAAAGATTGTTACTCAGTGTCGTTGTTATGGACAGTTTAAGAACTGTCGAAGCAAGGTGTTTATTAATACTAGAACATCCAGTCTCTGTCAGTCAAATTAGATGTGTTCCTATCTGATCCCAAACATCGCCAAATGTAGTGTACTAGACTATTAAAGACTAGAAGTCACTCGGTGTCATTTCCGGAGGAAGTTATTATTCCTAGCCTGCCTGGGAATTTCTGGTAGTAACTCTTCAGTAAAAAAAATCCTTAACGCTTATTTTGAAATTGTTGAACCTTACCTGTAACAGCTTCTCCGTTGAGTTCCTCGAACGTTTTGCTCGTCATCTGGAAGAGTGCGTCCAGCGGTGATGTATTCTTGCCGCCAACAGCGGACGATGCTTTGGCTGCCGCCGGGTTCGGACGTGTCGTCTGGAAGAGACGATGACCGTGTGTGTGTCGCGCTTGTTGAGAGGTAGTGGGGCTGGCAATATCGGGGCTCGTACAACAATCGCTGGCCACGCTGCCGGCTGTGCTGCTACGACCACTGCTACATGTCGGACTCAATGTCTCGCTAACATAACAAAGATCCGCGGACTTCGGCCGATGGTGATGTCGATGATGTTGAAAACTGTCCACCGCATTCTCGCTACTGTCCAAGTCCCACGGCCTAACTATTCTCGCCGAAGCTGCATTTGGTTCACTCACCGCTCTTTCCGTAGCACTACCGTTAGTCCTCGGACGGTGATTTAAAATGTCAAGAATAGAAAAGGATTTCACTCCACTTGTATGATTACTGGTCTGTCTGGCGGGTATGGCATGTGCTACGACTTGTAACTGTTGGGTGTGTTTGTGTGGTATACTGTTTTCTGATTTGTTGAGTTGGATCATTTTTAACCTTTTCAACGGCTTGAAATAATCCTCTTCGTCCACTGTATCATCACTGATTGTCCTAGGTTTTTCGTCGTCACTCGCTTCACCTCCTTCTCGCTCGTTTTCTGCCAGGGTTGTACGAACACTATTACTGCTACTAAAACATGAGGACGATGCTGTCGAAGAATCACGACTTTCCTGTTGCTGGAACGTTAATCGGCTAGCTCGCGTATGACTAAAGTCCTGCATTGTTGCCGGTGAACAAGATAATGCAGGTGATGGACAACCAACACTAatatctccatcatcatcatcgtccattGTCGTTCCATTATTATGTGTCATACTGATGTCCGACGGACTATTGCAGTATGATCGAGACGTTGACGGAGATGACAACGGACTTTCTTGACAGCTCACTGTTGTTAAATGTTGCTGACCAAGTTTCGTGCACTGCACCACTTCTGTGCCATCCATTATTAGATTGCTACACATGTGGAAGTTATTTTTTTAAACTGACCACTTAAGAGTTAAAATTCTTCTTCATATTTCTTTACCGAGTACAAAGTTTTACCTCTGTTCTTCCCATACTATTTCAATCACTTCACAGTTTCAATGCATCTTGGAATATTACAGCCAAACATTCACTATAtaagaatgttttaaaattattaattacaGATTTCTTATTCTTGACCATAAAGTATATCTCGCAATGACCAATCTAAAATCAAAATCAGAATTTGCAAGCAATTTTCTTGATCTCTGTCTGGAATTTACGCTTTCCATTAACACTTCATTATTTCCCTAACTCGGAAGATTAAACTTTTTCCGTCGGATGTCATATTTTAAATGTTAACAAAATCACTGTTTAACAAAACACACGATGTCAGTCTTGTTGAACTGTCACTGAAGACCTGCCTGCTTGGGATGTGAATTCTTCCTTCCTGATGCAGAAGAGTGGTTCTGAGAAGTGGGGGAGGAGTACAAAAGAATCCTGTCACTTGCCGGTTTATCAACGTCGAtaaattatttcacacacacacacaaacacaagctttacacacacacacacacaactctcTGCTCGGAGAGTTGCCGACTGCATGTGTCCGGGCGCGAAAGCCGGCTGGTCGATAGGTGGGGGGGAGGGTCTGGAGGGGAATACGGGCCTCTTTTATCTTCCCTTTCACAGGCTGTCCAATCGCAGTGTGGATTTCTCGATGAAAGGTAGGGGGTAGCTGTTAACATTTACTTGCATACATACACACGAAGAATAGAGTATGTCTTTCTGTAGGCAACATATTATACACACcaacaaaaaaagaaacaaatcgAACATGTAATTTATAAGTAATCACAGTGTTAGTGTATTTCCTTCTTCTGCGGCTAGAATTGTGTATTGTTATCGAGACTTTACATCACAGACGAATCATAGAAGTCGTTATAAATTGAACACACCCCACTGCGTATCTCAACACTAAATTTTCGAAACGAACTTAACTCTAAAGGAACAGACTGTAACTAGCCTTATTTTGAAGTGTAGGCCTAAATGTTGGGTTTATACCCCCACTATATGACACCGCCAATCATTTAAACCCCGCCTAGCTATTTAAGGACCTCGGCTCCTATTGGCTTACGAGTTGACAGTGGCTCCACCTACTGCTCAGTGCTTGTGATATCTGCCAGCCAACCAAGAAGCCGTATAGAAGAAACTAGGCATGTGCATGCGATGGAGAATACCGTGACGCCTTCAAAAACGGTTTTGATTTTAACTTGAAAAGCCTTCGCTAATTATGTTTGTAACCACAGCGCCGAGATGCGAAGTAGGTGGCGACAGTCAGCCGTCAACCCCCACCCCAACGTACACCCTCCTAGCAACCGGTGTTCTTAACTATGGAAAATGGATCTGGTTTGAGGCGTGTACTTAACATCTGCAGAGCTTCATTACTGAGTAGGGCAGGATCCAGAGTTTTTTGTAGCAGtttataaaaatatatctaataaaACATGTGTTGTTAACGATTAACAATGTCGGCCTTTACTTTAAAGAATACATCACTCGCAAAATATTTCCCGGAGTTCCGACAATTAATTGAATAAAGACGACTAATATAGTATACTTTACAGGAAACAACATATATTAAGATTTACCCACAAagaaacataaaaaaataatttcagGTCGTTTAATTTTTTAAGTTACCATACAATAATCAACATGCCATTAAAAAAAATTAGAATAGacctataacacacttcaaaatGAAAAGAATGTTGTATATCTAACTCCTGCTTCTTAAATGTGGACTtgtataatataaataataagacTTTGCGTACAAACATAATGCCAGCATTCTACATTCACTAATATAAAATACCATTACAAACGCTTTAATATTCTAACTAAATCACGTCAAGAATGTACATTTTCTGTTTATACCATTTGATATGGATATGCAACACGTAGTACACACTTAGCATGGTACTCATAAGTTATATTCTTTTGTATTTTAGACTTCTTCCTGCTATTTCG includes:
- the LOC136877543 gene encoding uncharacterized protein isoform X2 → MCSNLIMDGTEVVQCTKLGQQHLTTVSCQESPLSSPSTSRSYCNSPSDISMTHNNGTTMDDDDDGDISVGCPSPALSCSPATMQDFSHTRASRLTFQQQESRDSSTASSSCFSSSNSVRTTLAENEREGGEASDDEKPRTISDDTVDEEDYFKPLKRLKMIQLNKSENSIPHKHTQQLQVVAHAIPARQTSNHTSGVKSFSILDILNHRPRTNGSATERAVSEPNAASARIVRPWDLDSSENAVDSFQHHRHHHRPKSADLCYVSETLSPTCSSGRSSTAGSVASDCCTSPDIASPTTSQQARHTHGHRLFQTTRPNPAAAKASSAVGGKNTSPLDALFQMTSKTFEELNGEAVTDGHSNHLNLFNNRQQAKKKRKSRTAFTNHQVFELEKRFLYQKYLSPADRDEIASQLGLGNAQVITWFQNRRAKLKRDMEELKNGV
- the LOC136877543 gene encoding uncharacterized protein isoform X1 — translated: MCSNLIMDGTEVVQCTKLGQQHLTTVSCQESPLSSPSTSRSYCNSPSDISMTHNNGTTMDDDDDGDISVGCPSPALSCSPATMQDFSHTRASRLTFQQQESRDSSTASSSCFSSSNSVRTTLAENEREGGEASDDEKPRTISDDTVDEEDYFKPLKRLKMIQLNKSENSIPHKHTQQLQVVAHAIPARQTSNHTSGVKSFSILDILNHRPRTNGSATERAVSEPNAASARIVRPWDLDSSENAVDSFQHHRHHHRPKSADLCYVSETLSPTCSSGRSSTAGSVASDCCTSPDIASPTTSQQARHTHGHRLFQTTRPNPAAAKASSAVGGKNTSPLDALFQMTSKTFEELNGEAVTDGQASHLNLFNNRQPAKKKRKSRTAFTNHQIFELEKRFLYQKYLSPADRDEIAGQLGLSNAQVITWFQNRRAKLKRDMEELKKDVESTKLLTAHKSFLENVQDLGILKKKSPPSAMVDDKGLSAVSLVSEK